A DNA window from Pontiella agarivorans contains the following coding sequences:
- the rsgA gene encoding ribosome small subunit-dependent GTPase A gives MKKLMTLEEFGYSDWFAGQVDSEMEEGLTVVRVTAIHKGECEVSDGEETYPAKMTGRLRHRAKSKRDYPTVGDWVLVKDFEDEERISRITRVLNRQSELKRKSAGRTTRYQLIAANIDTAFIMQTLGPGFNLKRLERYLVMVNESGIEPVVLMSKTDLLKSEELALRIQEIEERMPGIRIFAFSNHKKDGLAEVAELFEPKKTYCIIGTSGVGKTTLLNNLLGEEDCLFTLPVRESDGKGLHSTTWRELITLENGAHVIDTPGMRELGNMDVNEGIGETFDDITELSAQCKFNDCSHVNTKGCAVIAAVDSGALPEARYQNYVRLMKEAAFHEQSALDKRDQDRKLSRFYRSTQSRSRKMKGEK, from the coding sequence ATGAAAAAACTCATGACGCTTGAAGAGTTCGGTTACAGCGATTGGTTTGCAGGTCAGGTCGACTCCGAAATGGAGGAAGGGCTGACTGTTGTTCGGGTTACGGCCATTCACAAGGGCGAGTGCGAGGTATCGGACGGTGAAGAAACTTATCCGGCGAAAATGACCGGGCGACTGCGGCATCGTGCAAAATCTAAACGGGACTATCCAACGGTTGGTGACTGGGTGCTTGTGAAAGATTTTGAGGACGAGGAACGCATCAGCCGTATCACGCGTGTGCTGAACCGTCAATCGGAACTGAAGCGGAAGTCCGCTGGGCGAACGACGCGCTATCAGTTGATTGCGGCGAATATCGACACGGCCTTTATTATGCAGACGCTCGGTCCGGGATTTAATCTTAAGCGGCTGGAGCGTTATCTGGTAATGGTCAACGAAAGCGGTATTGAGCCGGTGGTTTTGATGAGTAAAACCGATTTGCTCAAGTCGGAAGAATTGGCACTTCGGATACAGGAGATTGAGGAGCGTATGCCGGGCATCCGGATTTTTGCCTTCAGTAACCATAAGAAGGATGGCCTGGCGGAGGTGGCCGAACTTTTCGAGCCGAAAAAAACGTATTGTATTATCGGAACATCGGGCGTAGGAAAAACGACTTTGCTGAACAACCTGTTGGGTGAAGAGGACTGCCTCTTTACACTGCCGGTTCGTGAATCGGATGGAAAAGGCCTGCATTCGACCACGTGGCGGGAGTTGATTACACTTGAAAATGGCGCACATGTGATTGATACGCCCGGCATGCGTGAACTGGGTAATATGGATGTGAATGAGGGGATTGGCGAAACGTTCGACGATATTACCGAACTTTCCGCACAGTGTAAATTCAACGACTGTTCACATGTAAATACGAAGGGCTGTGCAGTCATTGCTGCTGTTGATTCGGGGGCGCTTCCGGAAGCACGCTACCAGAATTATGTTCGCCTGATGAAAGAGGCCGCATTTCATGAACAGTCGGCCTTGGACAAGCGGGATCAGGACCGAAAGCTGAGCCGGTTTTACCGCTCCACCCAAAGCCGGAGCAGAAAAATGAAGGGCGAAAAGTGA
- a CDS encoding acyl-CoA thioesterase → MNFVFETEMMVRDYECDLQGIVNNAVYQHYLEHARHEFLHEVGVDFAQLCRDGIDAVVIKVELNYKLPLMPRDVFVVKVGMHKQGRVRFVFEQAIYRKKDEKLILEGEVTGVLTRRGRPIQPDIFDEIFISRGWTF, encoded by the coding sequence ATGAATTTTGTTTTTGAGACTGAGATGATGGTTCGCGACTATGAGTGCGATTTGCAGGGTATTGTGAATAATGCCGTCTATCAGCATTATTTAGAGCATGCCCGCCATGAATTTCTGCATGAGGTTGGAGTTGATTTTGCGCAGCTTTGTCGTGATGGGATTGATGCGGTCGTTATCAAAGTTGAGCTGAATTATAAATTGCCGCTGATGCCGCGTGATGTATTTGTTGTGAAAGTAGGTATGCACAAGCAGGGGCGTGTCCGGTTTGTTTTTGAACAGGCCATTTATCGGAAAAAAGATGAAAAGTTGATTCTTGAAGGAGAAGTTACTGGCGTCCTGACGCGCAGGGGACGGCCGATTCAGCCTGATATTTTTGACGAAATCTTTATTTCCCGGGGCTGGACGTTTTAG
- the gltB gene encoding glutamate synthase large subunit, whose amino-acid sequence MFGMPEGQGLYRADFEHTSCGIGFVANLKGRKKHAVITDALDMLERMEHRGGTGFDVKSGDGAGILFQIPHELFMEECPKQGIKLPKFGEYGVGMTFFPKDKIKQSECKEIIERNLKKMNLPLLGYRIVPVDNSDLGRDSAETEPSVQQIFIAKPEGMDASTFDRKLFVFRKYSERVCNETVAGIGPDGLNIISCSYKTINYKGQLVTEQVPKYFLDLQNETAVSAIALVHSRFSTNTFPSWKLAQPFRYIAHNGEINTNKGNINWMRAREILLECTAFSKEELEMIFPICDPAASDSANLDMAIEMLVLSGRSLPHVLMMLIPEAWQNDPDMDPAKRAFYEFYSAMMEPWDGPASVCFTDGVLVGATLDRNGLRPSRYCVTDDDMLIMASETGVIDVDHNKVKIRGRLQPGKMFVADLEKGRIISDDELKADLCSRQPYQEWINQTMVHLDDLPAPEDFELKTPKHDVLFRRQQTFGFTYEDITEILKPMATGGKEPLGSMGADNPLAVLSDRPVQLSHYFKQLFAQVTNPPIDSIRERVVMDLRTYVGGFKNVLTESPEHCRRIAIPQPVLTNEDLSKLIHVDTNHFQTKRLDIVFPATGKPGVLEKTLDRICRYAEDAIDEGYSIILLSDFAKDTDHAPIPSVLAAAAVHHYLIRAGKRGKADIILEVGDVREVHHFATVLGYGASAINPYMALDTIRDMEKEDLLNGLDANTAISNYIKAIDGGLLKIFSKMGISTLASYQGAQIFEIVGINSDVVEKYFTGTVSRIEGLSLDDIAKETLQKHRKGFPARGGAAKVLDPGGEYHWRKDGERHLFNPTTIRLLQECTRDNDYEKYKEYSKAVNDQNKAAFTLRGLMEFSPDRKPISIDEVEPAENILKRFATGAMSFGSISWEAHTTLAIAMNRIGSRSNSGEGGEDPKRYTKLPNGDDMCSATKQIASGRFGVNSYYLSKASELQIKMAQGAKPGEGGHLPGHKVNGWIGRTRGSTPGVGLISPPPHHDIYSIEDLAQLIYDLKNSNRDARVNVKLVSEAGVGTIAAGVCKAKADAVLIAGYDGGTGASPLSSIKHAGLPWELGLSETHQTLVRNRLRNRIVVQADGQMKTSRDLAIATLLGAEEWGVATAALVVQGCIMMRKCHSNTCPVGIATQRGELRAKFTGNPDHVVNFFEFLVDGLREIMAELGFRTIDEMVGQSQVLKFRDNVDHWKYKNLDLSPILHKETIGAEEGGTYHCKSQNHMLESVIDWKLIDAAKGAIENGESASGEFDVINTDRSVGTILSNELTKATEGKGLPDGTIKFKLNGSIGQSMGAFMCKGIELELEGDANDYVGKGLSGGQLAIYPSKGAPFAAEENILVGNVCFYGATAGKAYIRGVAGERFCVRNSGAEVVVEGIGDHGCEYMTGGKAIILGRTGRNFGAGMSGGVAYVYDVDGDFAEKCNMEMIELEKVHVVREIEDLKAMITVHQQKTGSTVAAAMLADWDDALAKFVKVIPTDYKRMLEYIEQARDTGEYETEEQIIDAAFDMHIASLNA is encoded by the coding sequence ATGTTCGGGATGCCCGAAGGTCAGGGGCTGTATCGTGCAGATTTTGAGCACACCAGTTGCGGGATTGGTTTTGTTGCCAATCTGAAAGGCCGAAAAAAGCACGCCGTGATCACGGATGCACTCGATATGCTCGAGCGCATGGAGCACCGTGGTGGTACCGGTTTTGACGTCAAGTCCGGCGATGGTGCCGGCATTCTGTTCCAGATTCCGCATGAACTCTTTATGGAAGAGTGCCCCAAACAGGGAATCAAACTGCCTAAATTCGGGGAATACGGCGTCGGTATGACCTTCTTCCCAAAGGACAAAATTAAGCAGTCTGAATGCAAAGAAATCATTGAGCGCAACCTAAAGAAGATGAATCTGCCACTACTGGGTTACCGCATCGTTCCGGTTGATAATTCCGATCTGGGCCGCGATTCTGCTGAAACCGAACCGAGCGTGCAGCAGATCTTTATCGCCAAGCCTGAGGGCATGGATGCGTCGACTTTTGACCGTAAACTTTTCGTTTTCCGTAAATATTCCGAGCGGGTCTGCAACGAAACAGTTGCCGGCATCGGTCCTGACGGACTGAACATTATTTCCTGCTCGTATAAAACCATTAACTATAAAGGGCAGCTGGTCACCGAACAGGTTCCGAAATATTTCCTCGACCTGCAGAATGAAACCGCTGTTTCTGCCATCGCGCTGGTCCATTCCCGTTTTTCGACCAACACCTTCCCTTCGTGGAAACTGGCCCAGCCGTTCCGCTATATTGCCCATAATGGTGAGATCAATACGAACAAGGGAAATATCAACTGGATGCGTGCCCGCGAAATCCTGCTGGAATGCACCGCTTTCTCTAAAGAAGAGCTCGAAATGATCTTCCCGATCTGTGATCCCGCGGCATCTGACTCTGCCAATCTCGATATGGCGATCGAGATGCTGGTGCTCTCCGGCCGTTCGCTGCCGCATGTACTCATGATGCTCATTCCTGAGGCGTGGCAGAATGATCCGGATATGGATCCGGCTAAGCGCGCGTTTTATGAATTCTACTCGGCGATGATGGAGCCCTGGGACGGACCAGCATCGGTCTGCTTTACCGACGGCGTACTGGTTGGCGCCACACTTGACCGCAACGGCCTGCGCCCGTCGCGTTACTGTGTCACCGATGACGACATGCTGATTATGGCGTCGGAAACCGGCGTGATCGACGTTGACCATAATAAGGTTAAAATCCGCGGCCGTCTGCAGCCGGGTAAGATGTTTGTGGCGGACCTCGAAAAGGGACGCATCATTTCCGATGATGAGCTCAAGGCCGACCTCTGTTCACGTCAACCCTATCAGGAATGGATTAACCAGACGATGGTTCATCTCGATGACCTTCCGGCACCGGAAGATTTTGAGCTGAAAACTCCGAAACACGATGTGCTCTTCCGCCGGCAACAGACGTTCGGCTTCACCTATGAAGACATCACGGAAATTCTCAAGCCGATGGCCACTGGTGGTAAAGAGCCGCTCGGTTCGATGGGGGCAGACAATCCGCTGGCCGTTCTTTCGGACCGCCCTGTGCAGCTGTCACACTATTTCAAACAGCTTTTCGCACAGGTGACCAACCCGCCGATCGATTCGATTCGGGAGCGCGTAGTGATGGACCTGCGCACGTATGTCGGCGGGTTTAAAAACGTTCTGACCGAGTCTCCGGAACACTGCCGCCGGATTGCCATTCCACAGCCGGTGCTCACCAACGAGGATCTGTCCAAGCTGATTCATGTCGACACCAATCATTTCCAGACCAAACGGCTGGATATTGTATTCCCCGCGACCGGTAAGCCGGGGGTGCTGGAAAAAACACTCGACCGCATCTGCCGCTATGCTGAAGATGCCATTGATGAAGGTTATTCCATCATCCTGCTCTCCGACTTTGCGAAAGATACTGACCACGCGCCGATTCCGTCGGTACTGGCCGCAGCAGCCGTGCACCACTACCTCATCCGCGCCGGAAAGCGCGGTAAGGCCGATATTATTCTCGAAGTCGGCGACGTCCGCGAAGTTCACCACTTCGCCACGGTGCTCGGCTACGGGGCTTCGGCCATTAACCCCTACATGGCGCTCGATACCATCCGCGACATGGAGAAAGAGGACCTGCTCAATGGTCTTGATGCCAACACCGCCATTAGCAACTACATCAAAGCGATCGACGGCGGTCTGCTGAAAATCTTTTCGAAGATGGGAATCTCGACGCTAGCGTCCTACCAGGGTGCGCAGATTTTTGAGATTGTGGGTATTAACTCCGATGTGGTTGAAAAATACTTTACCGGAACCGTGAGCCGTATCGAAGGGCTCAGTCTCGATGACATTGCCAAGGAAACCCTTCAGAAACACCGTAAAGGTTTCCCGGCCCGCGGCGGTGCCGCTAAGGTGCTGGATCCGGGCGGTGAATACCACTGGCGCAAGGACGGTGAACGCCACCTGTTCAACCCGACGACGATCCGTCTGCTGCAGGAGTGCACGCGCGATAACGACTATGAGAAATACAAGGAATATTCCAAGGCCGTTAACGACCAGAATAAAGCGGCCTTCACGCTGCGAGGCCTGATGGAATTCAGTCCTGACCGCAAACCGATCTCGATTGATGAAGTCGAACCGGCGGAAAATATCCTGAAGCGTTTTGCCACCGGCGCCATGTCTTTCGGTTCCATCTCCTGGGAAGCACACACCACGCTGGCGATTGCGATGAACCGCATTGGTTCGCGCTCCAACTCCGGTGAAGGCGGGGAAGACCCGAAGCGCTACACCAAACTGCCGAACGGCGACGATATGTGCTCTGCCACCAAGCAGATTGCTTCCGGCCGTTTCGGGGTGAACAGCTATTACCTGTCGAAAGCCTCTGAGCTGCAGATTAAAATGGCGCAGGGTGCGAAACCGGGCGAAGGCGGCCACCTGCCGGGTCATAAAGTGAACGGCTGGATCGGGCGTACCCGCGGTTCCACGCCGGGGGTCGGACTCATTTCTCCGCCGCCGCACCACGATATCTATTCGATCGAAGACCTCGCGCAGCTGATCTATGACCTGAAGAACTCCAATCGCGATGCCCGTGTTAACGTGAAGCTGGTCTCTGAAGCCGGCGTCGGCACGATTGCCGCCGGGGTGTGCAAGGCGAAAGCCGATGCGGTTCTGATTGCCGGCTACGACGGCGGCACGGGTGCATCGCCGCTCAGCTCTATCAAGCATGCCGGCCTACCGTGGGAACTGGGCCTGTCCGAAACCCATCAGACACTGGTCCGTAACCGCCTGCGTAACCGTATTGTGGTTCAGGCTGACGGCCAGATGAAAACTTCGCGTGACCTCGCCATTGCTACGCTGCTTGGTGCGGAAGAGTGGGGCGTAGCTACAGCGGCGCTGGTGGTGCAAGGCTGCATTATGATGCGTAAATGCCACAGCAACACCTGCCCGGTCGGTATCGCCACCCAGCGCGGTGAACTCCGCGCCAAATTTACCGGTAACCCGGATCACGTGGTGAACTTTTTCGAATTCCTTGTGGACGGTTTGCGCGAAATTATGGCTGAGCTCGGCTTCCGAACCATCGACGAGATGGTCGGCCAGTCACAGGTGCTCAAATTCCGTGACAACGTCGACCACTGGAAATATAAGAATCTCGATCTGTCCCCGATCCTGCATAAGGAAACCATCGGGGCTGAAGAAGGCGGAACCTACCACTGCAAAAGCCAGAACCACATGCTTGAAAGCGTGATCGACTGGAAACTGATCGATGCCGCCAAGGGGGCCATTGAAAACGGCGAAAGCGCCAGCGGCGAATTCGACGTTATCAACACCGATCGTTCAGTCGGCACGATTCTGTCGAACGAACTGACCAAAGCGACCGAAGGCAAGGGCCTTCCGGATGGAACCATTAAGTTCAAGCTGAACGGTTCCATCGGCCAGTCCATGGGGGCATTCATGTGTAAAGGGATTGAGCTGGAACTCGAGGGCGATGCCAACGACTATGTGGGAAAAGGGCTCTCCGGCGGTCAGCTGGCGATCTACCCGAGCAAAGGCGCACCCTTTGCTGCCGAAGAGAATATCCTCGTCGGAAATGTCTGTTTCTACGGAGCAACGGCCGGCAAAGCCTATATCCGCGGCGTAGCCGGTGAACGTTTCTGCGTTCGTAACTCCGGTGCTGAAGTGGTGGTTGAAGGGATTGGAGACCACGGCTGCGAATATATGACCGGCGGTAAGGCGATCATCCTTGGCCGTACCGGCCGTAACTTCGGCGCAGGTATGTCCGGCGGTGTTGCGTATGTTTACGATGTCGACGGCGACTTTGCCGAAAAGTGTAACATGGAGATGATCGAGCTCGAAAAGGTTCATGTGGTCAGAGAGATCGAAGACCTTAAGGCCATGATCACTGTGCATCAGCAGAAGACCGGTTCGACCGTTGCGGCCGCTATGCTGGCCGACTGGGATGACGCACTGGCAAAATTCGTGAAGGTCATCCCTACGGACTATAAGCGTATGCTCGAGTATATCGAACAGGCGCGCGACACCGGCGAATATGAAACTGAAGAACAAATCATCGATGCAGCGTTCGATATGCATATCGCGTCGCTCAACGCCTAA